The Rhopalosiphum maidis isolate BTI-1 chromosome 4, ASM367621v3, whole genome shotgun sequence region CGCCGAAGTTTTTGTGGATTCAAATCGTTATACCGCTTGGGTGTAATATCGGATCTctctttattttatgttaaagctaGTTTAATTATCCATCTAATCATTACTActtagttacatttttatcgtttcctaattaacaataattcttgaagttttaaaaatttaaactttttttcatttcaataaccatacttacttgattaaaaatacatagagcAACAATACAATCACAATTCAcagttataaacaattatgtatttatttaaaaaaaatagtatacttaaatcgtatacgtaaatattattatttatctgaaCTGTCTTAACATTCGTTGACTTTGAAACaagatataattgaaaaagttcaatgtatttttaattattttagtgctataaatttattttcagacatctaacataataatatggtgtttatttatataattataaatatatacccatttaacttaaataatatctgataagtaattattaattagtaattatattttatcctatTTTTGGAGGATAAAATAagctaattaaaatcaaatatataattaactataaacagactattaaataaaacaattcctactaaatattttaatggatttGCAAATaggtattgaatattatatcatttatcaaataactactaactaggtatataaatataaatagttacagtaactattgaaacaataattaagaGTAACGACAGtggctatatttattatttcttggaaaaataattaatgcaatCCATTTGCAAGTAGTCGAATGCACGTGGTAGGTATAAACAatcaagaaataaaataattatagatatttctaaaatctaatttcatattattatgtgcagtGTCGGCCGACGGGGAAACAGGGTTGAATAATGAgacaaataactttttaatgatTAGAGGCGCTAAAATTTTgccacttattataaataaaaaatttatagtacCCTCtccaaaatattctaaatattaaatataaatcctaAATTAGTACCTAAATCCTTCTGAATTtcttaactacttttttttctcgctttttagttatttagccCACCAGCTACcttgaacaaatttaaatggatgtccaacaaattttattgtattattaacatacaatgtttttaaaaaccatcataaataaaacaaaattaaaaccaaatcataaattggaaaattaaggaaaacattataactttttttttataataattggcatacacataaaacaaatgtttttataataaatatttgtaaacaacAGTTCTTAAATATACAACTCTTAATTTCTTGTTAGTTATACGAATTTGTGTGTAATGCTATTTTTTATGCACTATAAAACTcatcaatatacattatacaccctagcattttgaaattaaatggaTGCATACGCCCGTTATCAAATGacaagacaattttttttttgttagaaaatactattgtatactgtatataatactactataaaaagtattaaaatttgcaTAAGTACTGTAGCTCTAAACACGCACTTCAGGTAGTTCAATAGAGTACCTACACCAGAGTGTGAAAAGTCTTTCTGatataaattctattaaacACAAGAATAaattggtatatttatttataactgtttaaaaaaaaaataatgttttgatgtGTGAGtggataaatcaaattatttagattaccTGTTTCATTTACATTCGGCGGTACTGAGTTAGATAatgtaaatcaaaaacaaaaatgcaattatatagTCTGTCGTGAGTATAAATGTCTCTTATATTCTGGGGGCCAGACTGGCCGATAcccgaaaaataaatacatttatatacataaatatttttttaatttatgttgaagccacaacaataattattggcttttggaaaataaatgttatgtacatggagattgtatttattattatattttaatttacgaacaaaataataaagaaaaggaataagactacaataatatatactatatatttagtacaatTTCATTACATTAGTCATTGGTTGATATAATGGTATTAAATTAGGCCatacaattttgataattttaagaatttaaaactgttttgaTGCTGTCTGGATTGGGGCCTAATGTTTCTTGAAGGCTGTCGGCTATTTCGAGGTTGGCTCTGATGTTCTTGTAGTTCAATAGTAACAGTGACAAATGATGTATTTGTCTGTGAGTGTTTCTCTGCAGCATAcagatgtattaaaataaataataatatgtatgtaataactaataagtgtacaattataaagttttgtgaaaaatatgaCTTAGTCCTCCTAACCAAGTCTTAGAGCCCCCTGGGCCCAGGGTGCAAAGcataaacataacataaaaataatcattcaatcaaaaacattatcaaacaattcaataaaataataaaataaaataatatttttataaaattttgatttttgagttCAGTTTATTTCAGCTGGTGCAAACGCATATCTTTACACCTGCTATATTGCCAGGGAGTGCAAGTGCACCGTCGTGCATCCCCGTATTTACGCCACTGGGCGCTACTGTACCTACTactgtacctacctatagatAGTTGTTAATAATTGAACGGTCCTGCGTGtcttaattacttattttatacagaatATTTAGATACCTATTTGGCTAAATATTTCCTCTGATCGCCATCATTAATAACAGTTTTAGAATTGTACGTTCAAAGTATAACAGCTTTTGTactgaaatttcaaaatataggcTACATCATcgcctatttataaattaaatatgtttttgatttgTGATTGATCAAAATTCATAATTCAAATAAgtccattaaaattataatttgcatcattttaattttactgatgtaaattttacatattaattagtaaacatagtgtataatgtataatgggTTACCTATGGACATTTTCCGCTATAGTAAAATTTGTCCAAATTCAAACGACTATCGCTAAAATTCATTCTAAAACCAAGTTGATATTGTTGCGACTAGTACTAGTTTACGATAAATTCCTTATTTCAAATAGCCTATTCAAACGGAATACTTTGCCAATGTAATCTATAGGCTGTAGGCAGAAAATGCTTGttcttaatacattattacatattataaaacatttgtataGTGAAGATCATTGGTTAAGTCATGCCAATAATGTATTGGCGCCAAAAATAGATGACATTTATGGCTTTTAAGATATTGGAACGAATTTCCATTTGCTTTACAGATGTCAAGACTCTTATAATGATCAGCTACCTGCCTATacctatatcaatatattaatggaTTATGGATAtagatagaattttaaaatatctatatgagAGGTGTAAGGACACCTGTTAGACGCTGGAGTTGCAAAGCTTACATTTTTCCACATAACttgtacatataacataatatatgataatatggtaaatagtaagtttgaaatatatacaaatttaagtttactATAACCTGCTCAATAACAATAGTTTCTAGCTTGAATTACGAACGTATAATTGTTAGACGGATATGAAacggtataaatgtataataataatgtaatctaataaaatctaaatgtcAAAATCAACGTGTTTGtggtaggtataaaaaattatttcgcaTAGAAACTGCTATCTGCTAATATTgctaaaagaattttttatacacatactttataatatttaattggtaaACAGTATAAAGTACCTACTACGTATAAACTCTTGAAAGTTCATTAGATGATAAATTAATGGACGCAACCACGGAACTACGGATGTGGCTATGTATAATGACAACCGGACAAGAGATATCTACCTGCTGCTACTTACtagatagttattataatttatattcaaagtaTAACATGAAATGGAATGTTGCTGTCTTGTTGGTCCCAATGTGGCAATGTCCCATTTTAGTTTAGGAGCGGAACAATGAACATAACTTACTATTGGTTGaacaataatgtgtttttcGTATATTTGACGTCAGacatggtaataataaaaatgattcaatcTTAAATAGGTATTGAATAACtcagtactttttaaaataatcggtAAAACAGAATATTTACACAACACCTGCAGTTATCGAAAGCAGATTTTATGTTGTATAGCtatctaaaaatatcgaaaatataatatataaatcacatatcatattatttatacctatgcataatttttttgaagttcaaaattctactaaattaaatatttaaaaaataataattgtaggcCCTAGGAACTTGAACCGTTTGTCATTacgtattttatgttatacctaCGCCtacatttatatctattattaaattatttaaattttaacctaTAGATCACcaatatagtacatattttgacatcttctacatttttatgtaaatctcCTTATAAAAGAGTTCTACATATTacgtaacattattatatagagaTAGACGATTTTTTACCAAcgcataattatttgtttttaatagagGTAACTTATCAACAAATCTGTGGGAATTCGTTGGTCATAGAtactattaatcattaattaatttttcgttttacttcttactataatcaataattagtagcacagattaaaataaagtgtagACTGAAAAATGCGGCAACCAGATAGGTGGACAATTTGGACCCAGAcggaataatactatttaattatttgaaggaTATTCAATGACTTAATATTGTggtaacttttaaaaagtaaaagtgATAGTTAAatagataacattttattttaaattgtagcttgtaggtaggtattacttatttaaaattaaacgctTATGCTTAGTCGCTtaggtatataagtaataaaatattaaaaatgattagtaATACATGAATTGATTCAAATTATTCAACttgttgaattatatattgggaaaaaatattgttgaaataataaaatgtaagaatattatattacctaactAATACAAGGCAATAGTGTTAATTACCTACTTAAGCTATAAAgacaaataatgatatatcaaatcgattaaacaattaatttactatttactaatttttaaattacaaattgttattaaattagataCCATTTCCCAGTCTTAAATACTTAcctttaaatagataattcattattgttaGGTAATagacataaacaaaaataacacaagGTCATTGAATCTGTAAGAGCAGGTTAAATTTTGACTCATCAAGgtatatttgtgtaaaatacTACAATACCATTACGATTATGATTCAAGAATAAATATCATGTTATAAACTGCAGCTAGCAGAGGCTAACTGCAAAAATAGAATTCAGTcagcttattattttatgcttaaaaaaaaactcattaaacataattagaattaaaataataacaatatttttaatttagcgtgaaaaaaaaaacatttacctatcaattaaatgataatataatgtaatgtgtgatgtataatttttaaataattatttagaattagaTAGGATTGAacacaataatttcaaaagtatttttaagaaaatataatgaaaaataaaaagaatactacaatataacttactcaaatacataaaacttTTGTTTAGTCAAAATAACATGAAACAAGTTCACTACCTATTTGGTATTGAAGTTACTACATTCAATGACCCAAGTTGCTAGGAAACTAAAAACAGTGgtaacttatataattgtatttaatcatatatcaattttattctaaaattaaaaataaaataaatacaacctaataatttattataactagtctaatatacattttaaatattcaactaaatctttataattgttgcaaaataaagaaaacataaaacaactaTGATGGATCTATcactattaaaacaaaactaaaacgAATTGTCTTTACTTACaagtattaacaaatttaaaaacaatctaCTATCAAGCTAAATATCTCTGGGAAAAATATTCCTCCTAAAACAAATAGTACCAGTaccataatcaataataatattaataataggaaTCATATATTTCAGTATCATATTAAATGTGCACGCATCATTAGCATTTtgtgacaaaaaaatatgtttcaaatTCTGTATTAGGACAGTTTATTGGCAAGATTATGGTTTTGGTCCCACCACTTATCCCTAATTTCGGCATACTCTGAAATTGACTTATCAGAAATAAGTacacaaaagtataaattataaacaaaaacaaaaatagtaaagATATGGTTTGATTTTCATAATTGACAAgtctacattatttaataatacaaatacagaaaaaaaaaacaatgaatatatttaataataataaatatatgaaaacattttaagggGGTGGTAGACATTAACCATAGTccttttaacttattaataggAAATGTGAAACATAGTCGATttctctttaaaaaataaaaataacccaatattatgcactaaaaagtaataattgacAAACATGAGATACGGTAGTTCATTAAGCAGCGCAATGTCACTGTGCCATCTCGGCATTCGCTATTCCTTTGGGCAGCGATGAAAAACATAGTCTGAGTAAGTATGGAAACTTGGATGATTCACATTTTATAGGCCAGTGATTGACAGCCATTATCACTTCCACAGCAATAGCCATATCTGTAAACTCAACAAGCCCAGATGAGCTACGTGCTTCTGTACCTTTGGGAGGAAACatcttaatgataatttttggaTCAACATCTTTTACAGCTTTGCTTATTGTCTGGGATAAATCAGCTTCTGATATGTTTGGTggagcattaaaaaaatgcaacacACTGGATGGGGTCTGACGCCGATTTTTTCCATTAGAATTTGAATGATACCtgcaaatacaattatacattgattagtatttaattccttagaaaattatttaataaatatactaaaatactcgtaattaataagtaatatgatagctggataaataatttaaagttgtagagttgaaaaattaaaattaaatcagttttaaatgtatacttgaAATTATCTACCTAGGtagataattgatttaattaaaaattattaaatcactataaacaatttatactatataattttttttcttttaaagtaCCATTCCTACTAAtccaaactatttttataagctaAACTgacattcaatattaatatgacgattcgccaaataaatattacctattattttttgagttgGAATAATCTTTGAATGACGGAGTGCCATCAGGCAGATCATATGGTACCATAATGTCAGACAAATACATTTGCTTTGATACTTGCAGCTGTAACACATTACCACTAATAAGTGTTAGCTTATTCAAATTATCCATACAACGATCTACAGACATTTCATTGTCCATCTGTACCATTGCACAACCTTCcttgctttttaaaaatttaattttaaccacgTTTCcgtacaaacaaaataaattaaacagccGATTACAATTTGCTTTATCGGGATCTAGACCATAGACCATTAGTACACAACGCCCAGGCGTTGCTGGATAGCTATctccataattattattaggtaaatcATGAGGTGTAGATAATAGTCCGCCCCGACATTCGAAATCAAATCGAGGGAATGTAGGTCGAGTAGATATCAGTGGAGCTCTGGGAGGGTCCGGTAACAAGGGTGCAGTTTTCTTCTCGCCAGGATTTGGCGTGGTGTAGTCCCAAGTTTCGGAGtcatttttgtaaacatttagcTTAGACGGTTTGGCATATTCTACCCGTAGCGTACAACACCCCTGGTATATGTCAGCACCGTCCATCAACTGCTTGGCCCTTATGGCCTGTTCGACTTCTTCATATTCTACCATGGCTTGTACACCGCGTTTCCTAAATATAACTATGCGCAGAACGTTACCATGGTCTTTGGAAATTGTGTGGATGACGTCTGTGTTTATCGGGTACGTCACTTTGGTGATGGTCAACAGAAGTATGTGATTGGGCTGCGTTTCGGCGTTCTTGCGGCGGCCGTCCTCGTACGACACGGAACTGTTGGTGGTTCGTGACTCCCGGTCGTAGTCGGCGGTCCTCAACCGTTTGTTGGTCTGTTCGTTTTTCAAACTGTTGTAACCGTAATGGTTAAATGAcatcattattttcgaggGAAACACGTCCCGGGTTctaaaaaaaacgttatttattGGTCACCGGCGAAACGACGGACGACATGGTCCAGATAAAGTACGGATACTGAAAGACAGAGAGAGATTAAGAGTTAGAACAGAGAATAAGACGAGGAAGTGGAGCTCGAACGGATTTCAAAGGACTACATGGCACTTCGGGCGGACGAATCGTTTCCGACGAGACCGAGAAAAATTGATCGCGTCAAAACGGTACGGACGACAACGATGATGTCACGGTCGTCGATCGAGACCATTTTGTCATCATCTCACATACCCGCAGCGCCGAGCACGATAACgatataaaaacgaatataatttacgatattaaaacgataatattatagtataatatatatatcgtgcACCTCAGACCAGCGCTATCAAAAGACAGACGCCATTTTGTCTCGATATCTCTCGTGGAGGCGCGCACGCACGCAACTTTACAATACAAACCGCGAAACTCGCCCGCACGCACTTAT contains the following coding sequences:
- the LOC113548638 gene encoding heterogeneous nuclear ribonucleoprotein L-like yields the protein MMSFNHYGYNSLKNEQTNKRLRTADYDRESRTTNSSVSYEDGRRKNAETQPNHILLLTITKVTYPINTDVIHTISKDHGNVLRIVIFRKRGVQAMVEYEEVEQAIRAKQLMDGADIYQGCCTLRVEYAKPSKLNVYKNDSETWDYTTPNPGEKKTAPLLPDPPRAPLISTRPTFPRFDFECRGGLLSTPHDLPNNNYGDSYPATPGRCVLMVYGLDPDKANCNRLFNLFCLYGNVVKIKFLKSKEGCAMVQMDNEMSVDRCMDNLNKLTLISGNVLQLQVSKQMYLSDIMVPYDLPDGTPSFKDYSNSKNNRYHSNSNGKNRRQTPSSVLHFFNAPPNISEADLSQTISKAVKDVDPKIIIKMFPPKGTEARSSSGLVEFTDMAIAVEVIMAVNHWPIKCESSKFPYLLRLCFSSLPKGIANAEMAQ